One stretch of Flavobacteriales bacterium DNA includes these proteins:
- a CDS encoding GNAT family N-acetyltransferase, translating to MDVKIRKGIKADLAAVLELIKELAEFEKALDEVSVTLEELEEDGFGKHPYYWFIVAEHKGQIIGLSFYFIRYSTWKGRFLFLEDFVVKEEFRGQGIGAQLFEETIRIAKQSKVKGMVWQVLDWNEDAIRFYKKYDASIHSEWLNGKLTHEQLKTFQFDEGI from the coding sequence ATGGATGTAAAAATCAGAAAAGGGATAAAAGCAGATTTAGCTGCTGTTTTAGAACTCATTAAAGAACTTGCCGAGTTTGAAAAGGCGCTGGATGAGGTTAGTGTGACTTTAGAGGAATTAGAAGAAGATGGCTTTGGAAAGCATCCCTATTATTGGTTTATTGTAGCAGAACACAAAGGTCAAATTATAGGTTTGTCGTTTTATTTTATAAGATATTCGACATGGAAAGGACGCTTTTTATTTTTAGAAGACTTCGTAGTAAAGGAAGAATTTAGAGGTCAAGGAATTGGCGCTCAACTTTTTGAAGAAACCATACGAATTGCCAAGCAATCCAAGGTTAAAGGAATGGTTTGGCAAGTATTGGATTGGAATGAAGATGCTATTCGTTTTTATAAAAAGTACGATGCCTCTATACACTCAGAATGGCTAAATGGCAAACTGA